A window from Chrysiogenia bacterium encodes these proteins:
- the atpC gene encoding ATP synthase F1 subunit epsilon: MSNTFNLEVVTPGGKVFAGQAEELIAPGTLGEFGILPGHISFLSSLDAGPMIVSDGSSKDYYVVYGGFCEVRADKVVVLADRVEKASDLSQSEAEEALGDANARLAEAGSDKDAYEKALREVGDARARLITLARMNAH; the protein is encoded by the coding sequence ATGAGCAACACGTTCAATCTTGAGGTCGTCACGCCAGGTGGCAAGGTCTTCGCCGGTCAGGCAGAAGAACTCATTGCGCCGGGCACCCTGGGTGAGTTCGGCATCCTGCCGGGTCACATCAGCTTCCTCAGCTCGCTCGATGCCGGTCCGATGATCGTCAGCGATGGATCCTCGAAGGACTACTACGTGGTCTACGGCGGATTTTGCGAAGTACGCGCCGACAAGGTCGTCGTGCTGGCCGACCGCGTGGAGAAAGCCTCGGATCTCTCGCAGTCCGAGGCCGAGGAAGCCCTTGGCGATGCCAATGCGCGCCTGGCCGAGGCGGGCTCCGACAAGGACGCCTACGAGAAGGCCCTGCGCGAGGTCGGAGACGCCCGCGCGCGTCTGATCACCCTGGCTCGGATGAACGCCCACTGA